TCGACGGCAGGCAGGGGCGGCGACGCGCCCGAATCGTCGTCGAAGGGCAAACGTTCCGAGGCATCAGGCCTGTTCGTCGGCAACGACGTAGTCCTTTCGGCAGACCGACGCGAATGCACACGTGCTGCACAGCCACTGCGTGGCGGGTTGCGGCGGGAACTCGCCCCGCTCGATCCGATCGATGGCGCCGATAAGCCGCGCCTGACCGTCGGCCAGCGACTCCGCCGCGCCCGGTCCCGCTTCGACGACCGCGCGAACCGGCTTGCGCTCGCCGAACGCCATGTAGGACGCCTCGGCAATCTCCCACCGACCGCCTCGCGTCCTCTCCAACTGCTGCTGGACACAGATGGCGTAGATCGGCAACTGGACCGAACGGCCCGCATCCGGCATCTTGCCTATCTTGTAGTCGATCACGCGGAACCGGCCGTCGGCGAACAGGTCCACGCGGTCCGCCTTCCCCCGCAAGCGGACGCGCCTGACCGTGTCGCCGTTGGCGATCGAGAACAGGCCATCCAGCGTGTATTCGAGGAGGCGCTCGCGCACCGGTTCCGGCCGCGCCGCCTCGGCCGCCAGCACGATCTCGCCGAGCCCGGCCGCGGCAACCGATCCAAGAAGCCGTAAGCGCTCGAGCGCGGCCTCGCCCTTCGGCAGCGTGCTCAACTGCCGCTCGGCGATCGAGGCAAACAGCCCGCGTGCCTGGTCGAGCACGGTCACCGTGATCGGTCCTCCGCCCGCCGCCTGCCATTCGGTGAAGAAGGCGCGAAGCACTTCGTGGACGAAGCGTCCTCGCACCTTCGGCGACATCGAGGATTCATCCGCCACGTCCTCCGGCAGGCGAAGGACCGTTGCGGCGAAGTACTTGAACGGGCAGTCGAGGTACCGGTCGATCGCCGTGACCGTGTACACGGGCAGCGGACCCGGGCCGGCGGCGCCGTGGAACGACGCGTCGGTCCCGGGTGAACGCGACAGGCGCAGAGTCAGCCAGTCGGACGGGTCGCCCTCGAGGACCGCGGTGTCGATCGGATCCGAGGTGATCGCTTCGTCCACGAACACCCGCGCCGACGACTCCTCGACGCGAACGACGGAAACATCGGCGCCGTCCAGTTCTTCGAGCAGCGCCGACGGGTTGACGATCGAATCGTCCTCGAGCGTAAAGGTGGAGACGAACACCGACGCGGACGGCAGACACAGCAGATCGACGAACGCCGCGCGGACGGCGGCGAGTCGCGCGGCATCGGACGGCCACCCGAGCTCGGCGAGCAGGAATGCCGGATAGAAGATGTTGCGCGCGGACGGCTCGGGCCAATCGCCCTCGGCCAGGCCAACGAGGTGGACGGTGTCGAAGTCGCCGTAGCGTGCGGCCTGCGCGTCGGCGAACTGCACGCCGGCCGTACCGCGCCGCGGTGAGAAGGTCTCGGCCTCGAGCCACCGCCGCACGGCGGCCGCAACGTCAGCAAGGCGAGCGGGCGGATCGTCGTGCGCCAGCGCCGCAGCCCTCAGGGTCTCGAGCACCGCGATCACCGCCCCGCGCGCACGCAGGTGCCGCTGACGAATCATCTCGTCCGGCAGGTCGAAGTGTTCGTGCGAACGGAGGAACGCCAGGACGGTGGTCAGGTGCGCCGAGACCGGCGCCACCGACATCAGCGGCGCGAGTTCGGCAGCGACCCGCGCCGCCGCGCGCGCGCCCGCCGCGCCGTCGCCCGCCCAGGTC
This sequence is a window from Vicinamibacterales bacterium. Protein-coding genes within it:
- a CDS encoding PD-(D/E)XK nuclease family protein, encoding MTPRSVRLLRAPDLRAVPRAVGSLVGAALRARDCAVLVPSRAAAQQLRHTLERLAFASPPSAAACEQGVVWSLVLPDLVTRDEWYRRLYERAGWRDPWLSPIEREVLLGAAARETVEAGVVPPFRVRPGLVAEMLAFYDALARQQRTIETFERIVVEDLEPRADIDRGAERLLRQTRFLVAAFRAFERRVAASGALDESSLRRRLLESRDVALYRHVVVTIGDRISEPSGGLHPADFDLLTRLPHLEAVDIVATEAELAAGLHDRLRDLLPELEEEAMGAACPRPVLVAPRESDVRFFRSRDREEELRAIARRIKCDRRAQSGVLAPAPLDRTAIVFKRPLPYVYLAAIVFEHARIEFQAADALPLAAEPFAGLLDLIFALVESRFGRTALVALLKSPHFADRPDTGVSSRLLQGTSGTGVSSRLLQGTSGTGVSSRLLQGTSGTGVSPRLLQGTSGTGVSPRLLQGTSGTGVSPVAPAEIAALDRALGDLGYLGDPEALARLAETWAGDGAAGARAAARVAAELAPLMSVAPVSAHLTTVLAFLRSHEHFDLPDEMIRQRHLRARGAVIAVLETLRAAALAHDDPPARLADVAAAVRRWLEAETFSPRRGTAGVQFADAQAARYGDFDTVHLVGLAEGDWPEPSARNIFYPAFLLAELGWPSDAARLAAVRAAFVDLLCLPSASVFVSTFTLEDDSIVNPSALLEELDGADVSVVRVEESSARVFVDEAITSDPIDTAVLEGDPSDWLTLRLSRSPGTDASFHGAAGPGPLPVYTVTAIDRYLDCPFKYFAATVLRLPEDVADESSMSPKVRGRFVHEVLRAFFTEWQAAGGGPITVTVLDQARGLFASIAERQLSTLPKGEAALERLRLLGSVAAAGLGEIVLAAEAARPEPVRERLLEYTLDGLFSIANGDTVRRVRLRGKADRVDLFADGRFRVIDYKIGKMPDAGRSVQLPIYAICVQQQLERTRGGRWEIAEASYMAFGERKPVRAVVEAGPGAAESLADGQARLIGAIDRIERGEFPPQPATQWLCSTCAFASVCRKDYVVADEQA